Proteins encoded in a region of the Hyphomicrobiales bacterium genome:
- a CDS encoding arginyltransferase, with product MSHHPKDVPQFYLTAPSPCPYLKEKMERKVFTHLIGETAPDINDMLTKGGFRRSQNIAYRPACESCRACMSIRVEVSNFQETKSMRRIVKKNHDLIGTESTPAPSSEQYALFRQYLDTRHKEGGMADMSVLDYSMMVEDSHVNTMVIEYRKRGPDSAITGKGEGDLIAVALTDVLNDGLSMVYSFFDTSIDKRSLGTYMILDHIARARRHGLPYLYLGYWVKGSRKMDYKIRFNPHQILTPNGWEVHTEQTDFV from the coding sequence GTGTCCCATCATCCAAAAGATGTACCTCAGTTTTATTTAACCGCCCCCTCTCCCTGTCCTTATTTAAAGGAAAAAATGGAGAGGAAAGTTTTCACGCATCTCATTGGTGAAACCGCGCCTGATATCAACGACATGCTCACAAAGGGTGGTTTTCGACGCTCACAAAATATCGCCTATCGTCCCGCCTGCGAGTCTTGTCGGGCATGCATGTCGATCAGGGTAGAGGTTTCAAATTTCCAAGAGACCAAATCCATGCGCCGCATTGTAAAGAAGAATCACGACCTTATCGGCACCGAAAGCACCCCAGCCCCCTCGTCCGAGCAATATGCATTGTTTCGCCAATATTTAGACACCCGCCACAAAGAAGGTGGCATGGCAGATATGAGCGTACTCGACTATTCCATGATGGTGGAAGATAGCCACGTCAACACAATGGTCATTGAATATAGAAAACGAGGACCAGACAGCGCAATAACAGGTAAAGGCGAAGGGGATCTCATCGCCGTCGCCTTGACAGATGTTTTGAATGATGGGCTATCCATGGTCTATTCTTTTTTTGACACCAGCATCGATAAACGCAGCCTTGGCACTTATATGATCCTTGACCATATTGCCCGCGCCCGCAGACATGGCTTGCCTTATCTGTATCTAGGATATTGGGTCAAAGGGTCACGCAAGATGGATTATAAAATCCGGTTCAACCCACACCAGATTTTAACTCCAAACGGCTGGGAAGTACATACGGAGCAAACGGACTTTGTCTAA
- the parC gene encoding DNA topoisomerase IV subunit A, giving the protein MGNEMIPPSGGDENGIEPINLKIALEERYLAYALSTIMHRALPDVRDGLKPVHRRILHAMRELKLDPGSGFKKCARVVGDVIGKFHPHGDQSVYDALVRLAQDFAVRYPLVDGQGNFGNVDGDNAAAMRYTEARMTEVARLLLEGITEDAVDFRETYDGEDEEPIVLPANFPNLLANGSSGIAVGMATNIPPHNAAELCDAALHLIKFPNAGVEKIVEYVPGPDFPTGGICVESPSSIIESYKTGRGGFRVRARWEKEDTGRGGYVIVITEIPYQVQKSRLIEKIAELLIAKKLPLLGDVRDESAEDIRLVLEPKSRTVDPVLLMESLFKLSDLENRISLNMNVLSRGLVPNVLGIREVLKEWLEHRKEVLIRRSNFRLGKINHRLEVLAGYLIAFLNIDEVIRIVRNEDEPKQHLMARFSLSDIQAEAILNMRLRSLAKLEEIEIRSEHDALSAEKAELTELLASDDLQWKKIAGQLRDVKKTFGPDTELGRRRTTFEEAGEVDLADIQNAMIERESVTVVISEKGWIRTMKGHLATTDALQFKDGDKLKSAIHAETTDKIVVFTTSGKFYTLGADKLPGGRGHGEPLRIMIDMENDQDIVSIFVHDPSRKLLITSNVGRGFVVAEKDIIANTRKGKQVLNLKSPDEALLCVPAVGDHVAVIGQNRKLLIFPMDQLPEMTRGQGVRIQKYKDGGIADIRTFNATEGLSWMDSAGRRYERTMVELSEWISERAKAGRMPPVGFPKTNKFATETFKGDISKED; this is encoded by the coding sequence ATGGGAAACGAGATGATTCCACCCTCAGGTGGCGATGAAAATGGCATAGAGCCAATTAATCTGAAAATAGCTCTAGAGGAGCGATACCTCGCTTATGCGCTATCGACAATCATGCACCGTGCGCTGCCCGATGTGCGCGATGGCTTGAAGCCTGTGCATCGCCGTATCCTTCATGCGATGCGTGAGTTGAAGCTCGATCCGGGTTCTGGTTTTAAAAAATGCGCTCGTGTTGTCGGTGATGTCATTGGTAAATTTCATCCGCACGGCGATCAATCTGTTTATGACGCTTTGGTGCGTTTAGCGCAGGATTTTGCCGTGCGTTATCCGCTGGTCGACGGGCAGGGCAATTTTGGCAATGTGGACGGCGATAATGCGGCGGCCATGCGTTATACCGAAGCGCGGATGACTGAAGTGGCGCGCCTTTTGTTGGAAGGCATCACAGAAGACGCAGTTGATTTTCGTGAAACTTATGACGGTGAAGATGAAGAGCCGATTGTGCTTCCGGCTAATTTCCCTAACCTTTTGGCCAATGGCTCGAGCGGCATTGCGGTTGGTATGGCAACCAATATTCCGCCACATAACGCGGCAGAACTATGCGATGCGGCGCTGCATTTGATTAAGTTTCCAAATGCTGGCGTTGAGAAAATTGTTGAATATGTTCCTGGGCCTGATTTTCCAACCGGCGGTATTTGCGTTGAAAGTCCAAGCTCTATTATTGAGTCTTATAAAACGGGACGTGGTGGGTTTCGCGTTCGCGCACGCTGGGAAAAAGAAGATACAGGGCGTGGCGGTTATGTGATTGTTATCACTGAAATTCCCTATCAGGTACAAAAATCCAGACTGATTGAAAAAATTGCTGAACTGCTTATCGCTAAAAAATTACCTCTTCTGGGTGATGTGCGCGATGAATCAGCTGAAGACATTCGTCTTGTTTTGGAGCCGAAAAGTCGGACGGTTGACCCGGTTTTATTGATGGAATCCTTGTTCAAACTCAGCGACCTTGAAAACCGCATATCGCTGAACATGAATGTGCTGTCACGTGGGCTTGTGCCTAATGTGCTTGGTATTCGCGAAGTGCTGAAAGAATGGCTGGAGCATCGCAAAGAAGTTCTCATTCGCCGTTCCAACTTCCGGCTTGGTAAAATCAATCACCGGCTTGAGGTTTTAGCCGGTTATTTGATCGCGTTTTTGAATATTGATGAAGTGATCCGCATTGTTCGCAATGAAGACGAGCCTAAGCAGCATTTAATGGCGCGCTTTAGTTTGAGTGATATTCAGGCCGAAGCGATCCTCAATATGCGCTTGCGTTCACTCGCGAAACTTGAAGAAATCGAAATTCGTAGCGAGCATGATGCTTTGAGCGCTGAAAAGGCAGAATTGACTGAACTCTTGGCCTCAGATGATTTGCAGTGGAAGAAAATCGCTGGTCAATTGCGCGATGTGAAAAAGACATTCGGTCCAGACACTGAACTTGGACGCCGCCGCACAACATTTGAAGAGGCGGGTGAGGTTGATCTCGCGGACATTCAAAACGCCATGATTGAACGAGAATCTGTGACGGTTGTTATCTCGGAAAAAGGCTGGATCCGCACCATGAAAGGGCATCTTGCTACAACAGATGCTTTGCAGTTTAAAGATGGTGATAAATTAAAATCAGCCATTCATGCCGAGACGACTGACAAGATAGTTGTGTTCACCACATCGGGTAAATTTTACACGTTGGGCGCTGATAAATTGCCTGGTGGGCGCGGTCACGGCGAACCATTGCGCATTATGATTGATATGGAGAATGATCAGGATATTGTTTCAATTTTCGTTCATGATCCCTCTCGTAAACTGCTGATTACATCAAACGTCGGGCGCGGGTTTGTGGTCGCGGAAAAGGACATCATTGCCAATACCCGTAAGGGGAAACAGGTGCTGAACTTGAAATCACCAGATGAGGCTCTTTTATGTGTGCCAGCTGTTGGAGATCATGTGGCCGTTATTGGTCAAAACCGCAAATTACTGATCTTTCCGATGGATCAACTGCCTGAGATGACTCGAGGACAGGGTGTACGCATTCAAAAATATAAAGACGGTGGTATTGCCGATATTCGTACATTTAATGCGACAGAAGGCTTGTCGTGGATGGATAGTGCGGGTCGGCGTTATGAGCGCACGATGGTGGAATTGAGCGAATGGATTAGTGAACGCGCAAAGGCAGGACGTATGCCGCCGGTGGGCTTCCCGAAAACCAATAAATTTGCCACAGAAACGTTTAAAGGTGACATCTCGAAAGAGGATTAA
- the recO gene encoding DNA repair protein RecO: MEWTEDALILGCRKHGETSVILEVMTRERGRCLGLVRGGRSRRLQPTLQAGNQVTVTWRARLEDHLGVFSVDPLHLRAASLMETSIGLNGLQTLASHLRLLPERDPHVGLVDGAEIIIDNLPDPTLTAALIVRFELALLDELGFGLDLNECVATGARDDLIYVSPKSGRAVSRGAGAPYHDKMLALPTFLKSDSPSLHHDEVAAAFALTGFFLARHIYEPRQMTPPLSRETLARDITRLLID, encoded by the coding sequence ATGGAATGGACGGAAGATGCTCTTATTTTGGGATGTCGTAAGCATGGGGAGACGAGTGTCATCCTTGAGGTGATGACCCGTGAGCGAGGGCGGTGTCTTGGGCTTGTGCGCGGGGGACGCTCTCGGCGTCTTCAGCCGACCTTGCAGGCGGGCAATCAGGTAACCGTGACATGGCGAGCGCGGCTTGAAGATCATCTGGGAGTGTTCAGTGTTGACCCGCTTCATTTGCGCGCTGCAAGCTTGATGGAAACATCCATCGGGTTGAACGGACTTCAAACTCTTGCATCGCATTTACGGCTTTTGCCGGAGCGTGATCCTCATGTTGGTCTTGTGGATGGGGCTGAGATCATCATTGATAATTTGCCTGACCCTACCTTAACGGCCGCGCTTATTGTGCGATTTGAGCTGGCGCTTTTGGATGAGCTTGGATTTGGGCTTGATCTTAATGAGTGTGTTGCAACGGGGGCGCGGGATGATTTGATTTATGTCTCGCCAAAATCAGGGCGCGCAGTGAGTCGGGGCGCGGGTGCGCCTTATCATGACAAAATGCTCGCCTTGCCGACGTTTTTAAAAAGCGATAGCCCCAGCCTGCATCATGATGAAGTGGCTGCGGCCTTTGCACTGACCGGCTTTTTTCTTGCGCGCCACATCTATGAGCCGCGCCAAATGACCCCGCCTTTGTCTCGCGAGACATTAGCCCGCGATATCACGCGCCTTTTGATTGACTAA
- a CDS encoding ferric reductase-like transmembrane domain-containing protein gives MGRTQAFVIWAGLIIAMIVPMVAAASSPLLAWRDPIYIIAGLSGVLAFVLLLLQPLLAGGALPALSARRSRQFHRWVGIMLVVTVVTHVVGLWITSPPDVIDALLFVSATPFSAWGVVAMWAIFIAALLAALRKALRLRPHIWRLAHTTLVTVTVIGTVVHALLIDGTMEMISKVLLCVLVFGATVKVVFNTLSISTSLSKSHSKKRPL, from the coding sequence ATGGGCCGCACTCAAGCGTTTGTTATCTGGGCTGGGCTTATTATCGCTATGATTGTGCCGATGGTGGCCGCTGCTTCAAGCCCGTTACTTGCATGGCGTGATCCCATTTATATCATTGCTGGATTGTCGGGCGTACTCGCATTTGTGCTTTTGCTGTTGCAGCCTTTGTTGGCGGGAGGCGCTTTGCCCGCTCTTTCTGCGCGGCGTAGTAGGCAATTTCATCGTTGGGTCGGGATCATGCTGGTCGTGACGGTTGTGACCCACGTCGTGGGGCTTTGGATTACCAGTCCACCCGATGTGATTGATGCGCTTTTGTTTGTCTCGGCAACGCCATTTTCTGCATGGGGTGTTGTGGCGATGTGGGCGATTTTTATTGCCGCACTTTTAGCTGCTCTTCGCAAAGCTTTACGCCTTCGACCTCACATCTGGCGCCTAGCACACACCACCCTTGTAACAGTTACGGTTATCGGAACTGTGGTTCATGCTCTGTTGATTGACGGCACTATGGAGATGATTTCAAAGGTGTTGCTTTGTGTGCTGGTATTTGGGGCGACGGTGAAGGTGGTATTTAACACGTTATCAATATCGACTTCGCTTTCAAAATCGCATTCCAAAAAACGACCTTTGTGA
- a CDS encoding twin-arginine translocation pathway signal, with amino-acid sequence MPLIQFNRRTLIKAGSAVVVSGLSGRLIPAQAKGLEPTPTMRGGANNYLRDAPIVERIGAGGFWMSGSVRRAGDGAPLAGQRIQIWAHTVEGHEREPESHGSTLTDANGEFKLEMPQIVPAFGQAHAHLAYDDGAFKTVFLRPIMANAKDTSLRTHFVLEPA; translated from the coding sequence ATGCCTTTGATCCAGTTTAACCGTCGTACTCTCATCAAAGCGGGCAGCGCTGTGGTGGTGAGTGGGCTTTCTGGTCGTCTTATCCCAGCCCAAGCCAAAGGCCTTGAACCAACGCCGACAATGCGTGGTGGCGCAAACAATTATCTGCGCGATGCGCCAATTGTGGAGCGCATTGGGGCAGGTGGATTTTGGATGAGTGGTAGCGTCCGCCGTGCCGGAGATGGTGCGCCGCTTGCGGGCCAGCGTATTCAAATTTGGGCGCATACGGTTGAAGGTCATGAGCGTGAACCGGAAAGTCATGGTTCGACACTGACAGATGCAAACGGTGAGTTCAAACTGGAGATGCCGCAAATTGTACCCGCTTTTGGTCAGGCTCATGCTCACCTTGCTTATGACGATGGTGCGTTTAAAACCGTGTTTCTGCGTCCTATCATGGCCAATGCTAAAGATACCTCTTTAAGGACACATTTTGTGCTAGAGCCTGCCTGA
- the era gene encoding GTPase Era, producing the protein MSEADTKCGFVALIGAPNAGKSTLLNRVVGGKVSIVSHKVQTTRALVRGIMAEDQSQIIFVDTPGLFEPKRRLDRAMVAKAWDGAGDADIVALLIDANKGIREDEERILNAMATRKQKCILLLNKIDMVKREHLLALTEMISKRVSFDETFMISAEKGHGCKDVVTYLAERLPVGPWLYPEDQMSDLPMRQLAAEITREKLFERLHQELPYSSTVETEAWKELRGGDVRIEQTVYIQREGHKKILIGKDGQTIKSISSAARKELQEILERKVHLFLFVKVREKWLDDPERYREMGLDFPS; encoded by the coding sequence ATGAGTGAAGCTGATACCAAATGTGGCTTTGTTGCTCTTATTGGTGCGCCCAATGCAGGCAAGTCAACGCTGTTGAACCGTGTTGTCGGTGGGAAAGTCTCGATTGTATCCCATAAAGTGCAGACCACTCGCGCGCTTGTACGCGGAATTATGGCCGAAGATCAAAGCCAGATCATTTTTGTTGATACGCCAGGTCTGTTTGAACCTAAACGTCGGCTTGATCGCGCGATGGTGGCCAAGGCTTGGGATGGGGCGGGGGACGCGGACATCGTGGCGCTTTTGATTGATGCGAATAAAGGCATTCGCGAGGATGAAGAACGCATATTAAACGCCATGGCGACCCGCAAACAAAAGTGCATTTTGCTTCTCAATAAAATCGACATGGTGAAACGTGAGCATTTGCTTGCCTTGACCGAGATGATTTCAAAGCGGGTGAGCTTTGATGAGACCTTCATGATTTCTGCTGAAAAAGGTCATGGCTGCAAGGATGTAGTGACCTATTTAGCAGAGCGTCTGCCTGTTGGTCCGTGGCTTTATCCTGAAGACCAAATGTCAGATCTACCGATGCGCCAATTGGCCGCAGAAATTACCCGCGAAAAACTCTTTGAACGCCTTCATCAAGAGCTTCCCTATTCGTCGACGGTGGAGACTGAAGCATGGAAAGAATTACGCGGCGGTGATGTGCGTATTGAGCAAACGGTTTATATTCAACGTGAAGGTCACAAGAAGATATTGATCGGCAAAGACGGCCAAACAATCAAATCGATTTCATCAGCAGCACGAAAAGAACTGCAAGAGATTTTGGAGCGTAAGGTGCATTTGTTCTTGTTCGTCAAAGTGCGGGAAAAATGGCTTGACGATCCTGAGCGCTATCGTGAAATGGGACTTGATTTTCCAAGCTAA
- the rnc gene encoding ribonuclease III: MVTKINPSAQKLAQLESKLGYRFNDREILIRALTHKSAMAADETDLTASYQRLEFMGDRVLAVVIAEMLFHAFPDAEEGELARRLTGLVRNETCASVAIDCDMPAYILLSESENRAGGRNKAAIIGDVCEAIMAAIYFDGGWEAARSFIERNWRERMEGWSKPLRDPKTALQEWAHGKKRPAPTYKEISRSGPDHALSFVMEVKVEGFQTAKGEGNSKRDAEQKAASIMLVREGVWEKDDYE; the protein is encoded by the coding sequence GTGGTGACTAAAATAAATCCAAGCGCTCAGAAATTAGCACAACTGGAGAGTAAGCTTGGGTATCGTTTTAACGATCGAGAAATCCTTATACGCGCACTGACGCACAAATCTGCGATGGCGGCAGATGAAACCGATCTGACTGCATCTTATCAGCGATTGGAATTTATGGGCGATCGCGTTTTGGCGGTGGTGATCGCTGAAATGTTGTTTCATGCCTTTCCGGATGCGGAGGAGGGCGAACTTGCCCGCCGTCTCACTGGCCTTGTGCGCAATGAAACATGCGCAAGTGTTGCTATTGATTGCGATATGCCTGCGTACATTTTGTTGAGCGAAAGCGAAAATAGAGCGGGCGGGCGTAATAAGGCGGCCATCATCGGTGATGTGTGCGAAGCTATCATGGCCGCGATCTATTTTGATGGCGGCTGGGAGGCAGCCCGTTCTTTCATCGAACGCAATTGGCGTGAACGCATGGAAGGCTGGTCAAAGCCGCTGCGCGATCCAAAAACAGCACTACAAGAGTGGGCGCATGGCAAAAAGCGTCCAGCCCCCACTTATAAAGAAATTTCACGCTCCGGCCCTGATCATGCGCTTTCCTTTGTTATGGAAGTGAAAGTCGAGGGTTTTCAGACGGCAAAGGGCGAAGGCAATTCAAAGCGCGACGCTGAACAAAAAGCAGCCTCAATCATGCTTGTGCGTGAAGGTGTGTGGGAAAAAGATGATTATGAGTGA
- the lepB gene encoding signal peptidase I, whose translation MMTKNETKKDEDGIWETIKVVLQALLLALVLRTLIVQPFVIPSGSMMGTLLIGDYLFVSKYSYGYSRYSLPLDLIPFDGRILEGKPKRGDIAVFRLPSDTSTDYIKRVIGLPGDTVQVKDGVVYLNEVEIKREKVDDFTGTYNQGTDISIPRYRETLPSGKTYLTLDSNPNNISDNTVVFTVPEGEYFMMGDNRDNSQDSRYSNVGTVPLENFIGRAEFLFFSIDNGSSAWQFWKWPQDLRFSRLFNGLRKNR comes from the coding sequence CTGATGACAAAAAATGAAACAAAAAAAGATGAAGACGGCATTTGGGAAACCATCAAGGTCGTACTTCAGGCTCTTCTTTTGGCGCTCGTTTTACGCACATTAATAGTGCAACCCTTTGTCATTCCATCAGGCTCCATGATGGGGACATTGCTGATTGGTGACTATTTGTTCGTATCAAAATATTCTTATGGCTATTCACGCTATTCTCTTCCGTTGGACCTAATTCCTTTTGATGGTCGTATTTTGGAAGGAAAACCGAAGCGTGGTGATATTGCCGTATTCCGTCTTCCAAGCGATACATCTACTGATTACATCAAGCGTGTTATTGGCTTGCCAGGTGACACTGTACAGGTGAAGGACGGTGTTGTTTATCTCAATGAAGTAGAGATAAAGCGGGAAAAGGTGGATGATTTTACGGGGACATACAATCAAGGAACAGACATATCCATTCCTCGCTATAGAGAGACATTACCAAGTGGAAAAACCTATTTGACGCTTGATAGCAATCCCAACAATATATCTGATAATACAGTAGTATTTACCGTTCCAGAAGGTGAGTATTTTATGATGGGTGACAACCGCGATAATTCGCAAGATAGCCGCTATAGTAATGTTGGAACAGTGCCTTTGGAAAATTTCATTGGCCGTGCTGAGTTTTTGTTCTTTTCTATCGATAATGGCTCATCGGCATGGCAGTTTTGGAAATGGCCGCAAGATTTGCGCTTTAGTCGCCTTTTCAACGGCTTAAGAAAGAATAGATAA
- the acpS gene encoding holo-ACP synthase produces the protein MIIGLGSDLINIHRVEATLSKFGERFTQRVFTEVERQKSDRRNQRAASYAKRFAAKEACSKALGTGLSKGVYWRDMGVVNAPSGKPTMKLTGGAQKQLQALMPEGHEAVIHVTITDDDPWAQAFVIIEAMPISK, from the coding sequence ATGATCATAGGTCTTGGGTCTGACCTCATTAATATTCACCGTGTTGAAGCGACATTATCCAAATTCGGTGAACGCTTTACCCAGCGTGTCTTTACCGAAGTTGAACGTCAAAAATCAGATCGCAGAAATCAACGCGCGGCTTCTTATGCAAAGCGATTTGCCGCGAAAGAGGCCTGTTCCAAAGCCTTGGGCACAGGTCTTAGCAAGGGTGTTTACTGGCGGGATATGGGCGTGGTCAACGCGCCATCGGGTAAGCCAACCATGAAGTTGACGGGTGGCGCGCAAAAACAGCTACAGGCGCTAATGCCAGAAGGGCATGAGGCTGTTATTCATGTCACTATTACCGATGATGACCCCTGGGCTCAGGCCTTCGTGATTATTGAAGCTATGCCAATTTCTAAATAA
- a CDS encoding DUF2062 domain-containing protein: MALWPRRTWWRSIKYLMLRVLRLTASPHVIAMGVAAGVFASFTPFLGFHFVVAFTICFFARGSYFAAATGTFFGNPLTFPFIWASVLNAGRFVLDITGGAETQRMDVSLLNFEMIVNSFHTVWPLIKTMSVGSLPVGIPVAFVVYFIIKKMAKVYQKSRLKMLADRARADWADRLDRQLKTEYEQSLKQQARSGKTAVTDMKDKPKSKAIT, from the coding sequence GTGGCCTTATGGCCACGGCGTACTTGGTGGCGGAGCATTAAATATTTGATGTTGCGTGTGCTGCGTTTGACCGCGTCCCCCCATGTAATCGCTATGGGTGTTGCAGCGGGCGTTTTTGCTTCATTCACGCCGTTTCTAGGATTTCATTTTGTGGTTGCCTTCACCATTTGCTTTTTTGCGCGCGGGAGCTATTTTGCAGCGGCAACGGGCACATTTTTTGGTAACCCTTTAACATTCCCCTTCATCTGGGCGTCTGTCTTAAATGCTGGACGCTTTGTACTTGATATTACTGGAGGGGCAGAGACACAGAGAATGGATGTGTCTCTATTGAATTTTGAGATGATTGTTAATTCATTTCATACGGTTTGGCCTTTGATTAAAACCATGAGCGTTGGCTCGCTTCCTGTTGGTATTCCGGTTGCATTTGTGGTTTATTTTATCATCAAAAAAATGGCCAAGGTTTATCAAAAATCACGCCTTAAAATGCTCGCAGACCGCGCTCGTGCTGATTGGGCCGATCGTTTGGATCGACAATTGAAGACTGAATACGAGCAATCACTGAAGCAACAAGCCCGGTCTGGAAAAACAGCGGTTACGGATATGAAAGACAAACCTAAGAGCAAGGCCATCACATGA
- the pyrE gene encoding orotate phosphoribosyltransferase, giving the protein MTRDEVLAVFKRAGAILEGHFILSSGLRSSVFLQKAKVFQSPADTEILCRALADKMNEQGLGKLDAVISPAIGGIIPGYETARHLKLPAMYVEREEGIFTLRRGFELDKGARVVIVEDIVTTGLSVRECIAALGDNEIEVVAVGCLIDRSGGEADVGRPLIALTEYKVPTYSPDDLPPELSSIPAVKPGSRGLK; this is encoded by the coding sequence ATGACACGTGACGAAGTGCTAGCCGTATTTAAGCGGGCGGGAGCAATACTTGAAGGACATTTTATTCTTTCATCTGGGTTGCGCAGTTCTGTTTTCCTGCAAAAGGCAAAGGTCTTTCAATCGCCTGCGGACACAGAGATATTATGTCGTGCATTAGCCGATAAAATGAACGAGCAAGGTCTTGGAAAACTCGACGCGGTTATCTCACCTGCAATTGGTGGCATCATTCCTGGGTATGAAACGGCACGACATCTCAAGCTGCCTGCGATGTATGTTGAGCGCGAAGAAGGTATTTTCACGCTGCGTCGTGGTTTTGAATTGGATAAAGGCGCGCGTGTTGTTATCGTTGAGGATATTGTCACAACAGGTTTGTCGGTGCGTGAGTGTATTGCAGCTCTTGGGGATAATGAGATAGAAGTGGTCGCTGTCGGGTGCCTTATAGACCGCTCAGGCGGAGAGGCGGACGTTGGTCGTCCCTTAATTGCACTCACAGAATATAAAGTACCAACTTACTCTCCAGACGATTTGCCACCAGAATTATCTTCTATCCCAGCAGTAAAACCGGGAAGCCGTGGGTTGAAATAA